One genomic region from Apodemus sylvaticus chromosome 1, mApoSyl1.1, whole genome shotgun sequence encodes:
- the LOC127677985 gene encoding olfactory receptor 5B12-like has protein sequence MENISEVTEFILVGLTDAPELQIPLFIIFTLFYLIALFGNLGMIMLILLDSRLHTPMYFFLCNLSLVDCVYASSVTPKVMEGFITGNKIISFNGCAAQMFFFLAFGAIESLILTSMAYDRHAAVCKPLHYTTIMTSTTCILIVTCCYLCGILQSSILVALSFHQFFCHSNIINHFFCDIPPLLDISCSNTHTNEITIFILGTLDAIFTVLVILNSYLLIFIAILRMHSAEAQRKAFSTCASHLITVSIFFGSAIFMYLQPSSNHSMDTDKIASVFYTMVIPMLNPVVYSLRNIEVKNACKKVVGKLMSSLQLVN, from the coding sequence ATGGAGAATATTTCAGAGGTTACTGAATTTATTCTTGTGGGGTTAACAGATGCCCCAGAGCTTCAGATCCCTTTGTTTattatcttcactctcttttatttgATCGCACTGTTTGGGAATCTTGGGATGATCATGCTCATTCTCTTGGACTCCAGACTCCACActcccatgtactttttcctctgTAACCTCTCCCTGGTGGACTGTGTTTATGCCTCATCAGTCACCCCCAAGGTGATGGAAGGGTTTATCACAGGAAATAAGATCATATCCTTCAATGGATGTGCAGCCCAGATGTTCTTCTTTTTAGCATTTGGTGCTATTGAAAGTTTGATCCTAACATCAATGGCCTATGACCGTCATGCAGCAGTGTGCAAACCCTTGCACTATACTACCATCATGACAAGTACCACCTGTATTCTAATTGTCACCTGCTGCTACCTCTGTGGGATTTTGCAATCATCTATCCTTGTTGCTCTTTCATTTCATCAATTCTTCTGTCATTCCAATATAATTAATCATTTTTTCTGTGATATTCCCCCACTGCTGGATATTTCTTGttctaatacacacacaaatgaaattaCAATCTTTATCTTGGGTACTTTAGATGCTATTTTTACTGTCTTAGTTATCTTAAACAGTTACCTGCTTATCTTCATTGCTATCCTGAGGATGCATTCAGCAGAAGCACAGAGGAAGGCCTTTTCTACCTGTGCTTCTCATCTCATTACTGTGTCCATCTTCTTTGGGTCAGCCATATTCATGTATTTGCAGCCCAGCTCCAATCATTCTATGGACACAGACAAAATCGCATCTGTGTTTTACACCATGGTCATTCCTATGCTGAACCCTGTAGTATACAGCTTAAGGAACATAGAGGTGAAAAATGCATGTAAGAAAGTTGTTGGAAAATTAATGTCTTCACTTCAGTTAGTCAATTAA
- the LOC127677995 gene encoding olfactory receptor 5B2-like — translation MTLMENISEVTEFILVGLTDAPELQIPLFIIFTLIYLIALFGNLGMIMLILLDSRLHTPMYFFLCNLSLVDCVYASAITPKVMEGFLTGNKIISYNACAVQMFFFVAFCAIESLILASMAYDRHAAVCKPLHYTTIMTSTTCILIVSCCYLCGILQSSVHVALAFHLSFCHSNVINHFFCDIPPLLTISCSDTHTNEITLLILAILDLVFTLLVILNTYLLIFLAILRMRSAEAQRKAFSTCVSHLITVSIFFGSLIFMYLRPSSSHSMETEKIASVFYTMVIPMLNPVVYSLRNREVKNAFKKVVGKFITLFHSGN, via the coding sequence ATGACTTTAATGGAGAATATTTCAGAGGTTACTGAATTTATTCTTGTGGGGTTAACAGATGCCCCAGAGCTTCAGATCCCTTTGTTTATTATCTTTACTCTCATTTATTTGATCGCACTGTTTGGAAATCTTGGGATGATCATGCTCATTCTCTTGGACTCCCGACTCCACActcccatgtactttttcctctgTAACCTCTCCCTGGTGGACTGTGTTTATGCCTCAGCAATCACTCCCAAGGTGATGGAAGGGTTTCTCACAGGAAATAAGATCATATCCTACAATGCATGTGCTGTCCAAATGTTCTTCTTTGTAGCCTTTTGTGCTATTGAAAGTTTGATCCTCGCATCAATGGCCTATGACCGTCATGCAGCAGTGTGCAAACCCTTGCACTACACTACCATCATGACAAGTACCACCTGTATTCTAATTGTCTCCTGCTGCTACCTGTGTGGGATCTTGCAATCTTCTGTCCATGTTGCCCTTGCATTTCATCTTTCCTTCTGTCATTCCAATGTAATTAATCACTTTTTCTGTGACATTCCCCCACTGCTGACTATTTCCTGTTCTGACACCCACACAAATGAGATTACCCTTCTTATCTTGGCTATATTGGATCTTGTTTTCACTCTCTTGGTTATCTTAAACACTTACCTACTTATTTTCCTTGCGATATTGAGGATGCGTTCAGCTGAAGCACAGAGGAAGGCCTTCTCTACCTGTGTTTCTCATCTAATTACAGTATCCATTTTCTTTGGTTCTCTTATATTCATGTACTTACGGCCTAGTTCTAGTCACTCCATGGAGACAGAAAAAATTGCATCTGTGTTTTATACCATGGTTATACCTATGCTTAACCCTGtggtctacagcctgaggaacagagAGGTCAAAAATGCATTTAAGAAGGTTGTTGGTAAATTTATAACTTTATTTCATTCAGGcaattaa